In a single window of the Gossypium hirsutum isolate 1008001.06 chromosome A13, Gossypium_hirsutum_v2.1, whole genome shotgun sequence genome:
- the LOC107895146 gene encoding uncharacterized protein isoform X1, with translation MNPLGQYIYFFENYRSQCRPATMVGFKYWDDCVDPEDLEAMWQQPAVRKEWIDVGETQGQRVHLSRDPEGQPYLTQTEMRAVAEIVTSRHFDTHIDPEMICTIAELESNRQPLAEQHDKKSKVTTVGIMQISLATAESMAKEYQISLYKIEGDPDILYRPFVNVYFGATYLKWLSNFENKVRTEEFMVRAYMGGTKKATHKSTLPYWKRYISVKETFTPRCRKHSNGPTTQAPTSTALDSSNSDDACLYWDSRVSPEDMREMWNNPEICNEWNKSNQKRGKVLFTLDSEKNPCLSRLELKAVAEIIVNNYFSTMGIKPTALCALAEMVSMRNVDGTEERTGLMGIDYSTAFRLYTEVGFRDYPIDYEEDLTKPFVSMYFGAAYFAWLSMYEGSERDLQFVIQAYISGPENVNPEGMCPEWAKFEQTLAGFEFRERNGGRCTVM, from the exons ATGAATCCACTTggccaatatatatatttttttgaaaattacagAAGCCAATGCCG TCCTGCCACGATGGTCGGCTTCAAATATTGGGATGACTGTGTTGATCCTGAGGATTTGGAAGCAATGTGGCAACAACCTGCAGTGAGAAAAGAGTGGATTGATGTTGGGGAGACTCAAGGACAAAGGGTTCACCTATCAAGGGATCCTGAAGGACAGCCTTATTTGACACAAACAGAGATGCGG GCTGTTGCTGAAATTGTTACTAGCAGACATTTTGATACACATATAGATCCG GAGATGATTTGTACTATTGCAGAACTTGAAAGTAATAGGCAGCCTCTTGCCGAGCAACATGATAAGAAATCCAAGGTCACTACAGTAGGAATCATGCAGATTTCACTAGCAACTGCAGAGTCGATGGCCAA GGAGTATCAGATTTCATTATACAAAATTGAAGGGGATCCAGACATTCTGTACAGGCCTTTTGTAAATGTATATTTCGGAGCAACCTACCTTAAATGGTTATCAAACTTTGAAAACAA AGTTAGAACTGAAGAGTTTATGGTCAGGGCTTATATGGGTGGTACAAAGAAAGCAACTCATAAATCAACCCTGCCATATTGGAAGCGTTATATTTCTGTGAAAGAGACTTTTACACCCAG GTGCAGAAAACATTCTAATGGTCCGACTACTCAAGCACCTACTTCAACTGCACTGGATTCATCGAACTCAG ATGATGCCTGCCTGTATTGGGACTCCAGAGTTTCCCCCGAAGACATGAGAGAGATGTGGAATAATCCTGAAATCTGCAACGAGTGGAATAAATCTAATCAGAAAAGGGGAAAAGTGCTATTTACCCTTGATAGTGAGAAGAACCCATGTCTTTCTCGTTTAGAACTGAAg gcagttgcagaaataattgttAACAATTACTTCAGTACAATGGGAATAAAACCA ACGGCACTTTGTGCTCTGGCTGAGATGGTTAGCATGCGCAACGTAGACGGGACTGAAGAACGAACAGGACTAATGGGAATTGACTACTCCACAGCTTTTCGGCTTTACAC AGAGGTGGGATTCAGGGATTATCCGATAGATTATGAAGAAGATCTCACCAAACCATTTGTGTCCATGTATTTTGGGGCGGCATATTTCGCTTGGTTATCAATGTATGAAGGGAG CGAAAGGGATCTGCAATTTGTCATTCAGGCTTATATTTCCGGACCGGAAAATGTAAATCCTGAAGGGATGTGTCCGGAGTGGGCTAAATTCGAGCAAACATTGGCTGGTTTTGAGTTCCGAGAGAG GAACGGAGGGAGGTGCACCGTCATGTGA
- the LOC107895146 gene encoding uncharacterized protein isoform X2 → MVGFKYWDDCVDPEDLEAMWQQPAVRKEWIDVGETQGQRVHLSRDPEGQPYLTQTEMRAVAEIVTSRHFDTHIDPEMICTIAELESNRQPLAEQHDKKSKVTTVGIMQISLATAESMAKEYQISLYKIEGDPDILYRPFVNVYFGATYLKWLSNFENKVRTEEFMVRAYMGGTKKATHKSTLPYWKRYISVKETFTPRCRKHSNGPTTQAPTSTALDSSNSDDACLYWDSRVSPEDMREMWNNPEICNEWNKSNQKRGKVLFTLDSEKNPCLSRLELKAVAEIIVNNYFSTMGIKPTALCALAEMVSMRNVDGTEERTGLMGIDYSTAFRLYTEVGFRDYPIDYEEDLTKPFVSMYFGAAYFAWLSMYEGSERDLQFVIQAYISGPENVNPEGMCPEWAKFEQTLAGFEFRERNGGRCTVM, encoded by the exons ATGGTCGGCTTCAAATATTGGGATGACTGTGTTGATCCTGAGGATTTGGAAGCAATGTGGCAACAACCTGCAGTGAGAAAAGAGTGGATTGATGTTGGGGAGACTCAAGGACAAAGGGTTCACCTATCAAGGGATCCTGAAGGACAGCCTTATTTGACACAAACAGAGATGCGG GCTGTTGCTGAAATTGTTACTAGCAGACATTTTGATACACATATAGATCCG GAGATGATTTGTACTATTGCAGAACTTGAAAGTAATAGGCAGCCTCTTGCCGAGCAACATGATAAGAAATCCAAGGTCACTACAGTAGGAATCATGCAGATTTCACTAGCAACTGCAGAGTCGATGGCCAA GGAGTATCAGATTTCATTATACAAAATTGAAGGGGATCCAGACATTCTGTACAGGCCTTTTGTAAATGTATATTTCGGAGCAACCTACCTTAAATGGTTATCAAACTTTGAAAACAA AGTTAGAACTGAAGAGTTTATGGTCAGGGCTTATATGGGTGGTACAAAGAAAGCAACTCATAAATCAACCCTGCCATATTGGAAGCGTTATATTTCTGTGAAAGAGACTTTTACACCCAG GTGCAGAAAACATTCTAATGGTCCGACTACTCAAGCACCTACTTCAACTGCACTGGATTCATCGAACTCAG ATGATGCCTGCCTGTATTGGGACTCCAGAGTTTCCCCCGAAGACATGAGAGAGATGTGGAATAATCCTGAAATCTGCAACGAGTGGAATAAATCTAATCAGAAAAGGGGAAAAGTGCTATTTACCCTTGATAGTGAGAAGAACCCATGTCTTTCTCGTTTAGAACTGAAg gcagttgcagaaataattgttAACAATTACTTCAGTACAATGGGAATAAAACCA ACGGCACTTTGTGCTCTGGCTGAGATGGTTAGCATGCGCAACGTAGACGGGACTGAAGAACGAACAGGACTAATGGGAATTGACTACTCCACAGCTTTTCGGCTTTACAC AGAGGTGGGATTCAGGGATTATCCGATAGATTATGAAGAAGATCTCACCAAACCATTTGTGTCCATGTATTTTGGGGCGGCATATTTCGCTTGGTTATCAATGTATGAAGGGAG CGAAAGGGATCTGCAATTTGTCATTCAGGCTTATATTTCCGGACCGGAAAATGTAAATCCTGAAGGGATGTGTCCGGAGTGGGCTAAATTCGAGCAAACATTGGCTGGTTTTGAGTTCCGAGAGAG GAACGGAGGGAGGTGCACCGTCATGTGA